The following are from one region of the Actinoplanes sp. L3-i22 genome:
- a CDS encoding YbaB/EbfC family nucleoid-associated protein has product MSNVDPSALLSVIRDLRRTVGDAAETQRRVLAVTAAATSSDGMITVVVGPRGQLIDLKIDPRVYRTPNAGALAATILATARVAVDKAIEQTKEIVDSQLPALDDIVPPGTPRPLDVRTLMRHHDGDLKRALDADD; this is encoded by the coding sequence ATGAGCAACGTCGACCCGTCCGCGTTGTTGAGTGTCATCCGCGACCTTCGCCGTACGGTCGGTGACGCGGCCGAGACGCAACGGCGTGTGCTGGCCGTGACTGCGGCGGCTACCTCGTCTGACGGGATGATCACGGTGGTGGTCGGGCCGCGGGGCCAGCTGATCGACCTGAAGATCGATCCACGCGTCTACCGGACGCCGAACGCGGGCGCGCTCGCTGCGACGATCCTGGCCACCGCCCGGGTCGCGGTCGACAAGGCGATCGAGCAGACGAAGGAGATCGTGGACAGCCAGCTGCCGGCGCTCGACGACATCGTGCCGCCCGGCACGCCTCGTCCGCTCGATGTGCGCACGCTGATGCGCCACCACGACGGCGACCTGAAGCGGGCGCTGGATGCCGACGACTGA